Proteins encoded within one genomic window of Brachybacterium muris:
- a CDS encoding acyl-CoA thioesterase: MTHLDITVPVRWTDLDAYGHVNNAAMVRLLEEARIAAFWQPSDEEIALGASPSPAGLGAAGVGAQVSTVIASQRIEYARSLGHRREGVTVRLWISRLGGASMDVDYLVLTKDDPSGEQPVTRARTVVVLIDAATGTPVRLDDEARARLGQYTGEPLSFR; the protein is encoded by the coding sequence ATGACGCATCTCGACATCACCGTCCCCGTGCGGTGGACGGACCTGGACGCCTACGGACACGTGAACAACGCCGCCATGGTGCGGCTGCTGGAGGAGGCGCGCATCGCCGCGTTCTGGCAGCCCTCCGACGAGGAGATCGCGCTGGGCGCGTCCCCCTCGCCCGCAGGTCTCGGAGCCGCGGGCGTGGGGGCGCAGGTCAGCACCGTGATCGCCTCCCAGCGCATCGAGTACGCGAGGAGCCTCGGCCATCGCCGCGAGGGCGTCACCGTGCGGCTGTGGATCTCCCGCCTGGGCGGGGCCAGCATGGACGTGGACTATTTGGTGCTCACCAAGGACGACCCGTCCGGCGAGCAGCCCGTCACCCGGGCCCGCACCGTGGTCGTGCTGATCGACGCGGCCACGGGCACCCCGGTGCGGCTGGACGACGAGGCCCGCGCCCGCTTGGGGCAGTACACGGGTGAGCCGCTCAGCTTCCGCTGA
- a CDS encoding globin encodes MTNFYDEMGGEDTFVRLVDRFYDGVAEDPLLRPMYPEQDLTGAKDRLRMFLVQYWGGPKDYGATRGHPRLRIRHAPFPVSPAARDAWLRHMRDAVDSLGLSPLHEQTLWDYLDRAAQSLVNTVDGGQAPMAGQAVPGHLD; translated from the coding sequence ATGACCAACTTCTACGACGAGATGGGCGGCGAGGACACCTTCGTGCGCCTGGTGGACAGGTTCTACGACGGCGTCGCGGAGGACCCGCTGCTGCGACCGATGTACCCGGAGCAGGACCTCACCGGCGCCAAGGACCGGCTGCGGATGTTCCTGGTGCAGTACTGGGGCGGCCCGAAGGACTACGGCGCCACCCGCGGCCACCCCCGGCTGCGGATCCGGCACGCCCCGTTCCCCGTCTCCCCCGCCGCGCGCGACGCGTGGCTGCGCCACATGCGCGATGCGGTGGACTCCCTGGGCCTGTCACCACTGCACGAGCAGACCCTGTGGGACTACCTGGACCGCGCGGCGCAGTCGCTGGTGAACACGGTGGACGGCGGGCAGGCACCGATGGCCGGGCAGGCCGTGCCGGGCCACCTGGACTGA
- a CDS encoding mechanosensitive ion channel family protein has translation MDLFASPPADEALDLTDRMWQWTITSGLRIVVILLAAALISAVASWLLRRFFRTMIESSSKLTNVAGVVVKRDRRAMNAAQARRAQRAETLSNVARNVASMVIWAVALVMVLSEVGVNVAPVIASLGVLGLAAGIGAQTIIKDVVAGVVMLFEDIIAVGDVVDLEYATGTVEEINLRVTQVRSIDGVLWTVRNGEIIRIGNMSRGFANAVVMLDLDPASDNALVTEVLEKVTAELTTDPEWVDVIQGDATISGILGVDGSRVQRRVLVQVAPGEQWGVEQELRRRITAAFREAGVTFALPRFIDAAQQG, from the coding sequence ATGGATCTGTTCGCGTCACCTCCCGCCGACGAGGCACTGGACCTCACCGATCGCATGTGGCAATGGACGATCACCAGCGGTCTGCGCATCGTGGTGATCCTGCTTGCCGCCGCCCTGATCAGTGCCGTGGCCAGTTGGCTGCTGCGCCGCTTCTTCCGCACCATGATCGAGAGCTCCTCGAAGCTCACCAATGTGGCGGGGGTGGTGGTCAAGCGGGACCGTCGTGCAATGAACGCCGCTCAGGCCCGTCGGGCGCAGCGCGCCGAGACCCTCTCCAATGTGGCTAGGAACGTCGCCTCGATGGTGATCTGGGCGGTGGCGCTGGTGATGGTGCTCTCGGAGGTCGGGGTGAACGTGGCCCCGGTGATCGCCTCCCTCGGTGTGCTGGGCCTGGCCGCCGGCATCGGCGCGCAGACCATCATCAAGGACGTGGTCGCGGGCGTGGTGATGCTGTTCGAGGACATCATCGCCGTCGGTGACGTGGTGGACCTCGAGTACGCCACCGGCACCGTGGAGGAGATCAACCTGCGGGTCACCCAGGTGCGCTCCATAGATGGTGTTCTGTGGACGGTGCGCAACGGCGAGATCATCCGCATCGGCAACATGTCCCGCGGCTTCGCCAACGCCGTGGTGATGCTGGACCTGGACCCTGCCTCCGACAACGCTCTGGTGACCGAGGTGCTGGAGAAGGTCACCGCCGAGCTCACCACCGACCCGGAGTGGGTGGACGTGATCCAGGGCGACGCCACCATCAGCGGCATCCTGGGGGTGGACGGCTCCCGGGTGCAGCGCCGCGTGCTGGTGCAGGTGGCCCCCGGTGAGCAGTGGGGCGTGGAGCAGGAGCTGCGCCGCCGCATCACCGCGGCCTTCCGCGAGGCCGGCGTGACCTTCGCCCTGCCCCGCTTCATCGACGCCGCCCAGCAGGGCTGA
- a CDS encoding ABC transporter substrate-binding protein — MPTRRQLMLTAATGLAGIGVLPACSRGGQESDPADGLRLRVWNEQAAGLYEKALVAFTDATGIAVEVQAMAWENYWTQLPLDAAEGSLPDVFWMNTAHLDQYRDGDHLVEVGAGVGDLAAQWEPVASDLYRRQDGLWGVPQLWEQSVLVANRQLVDEVGGDPSALRVDLWAESDPLRDLALALTVDGEGRRAGEEGFDPAVRRVTGFSAHPDRTAVLGPFIAGAGGAWQDEQGAFTFASEAGVAAVRYLAGMAAAHLAPPGVETTGQPRLCRDLFTKGQLGLLQTGTYDLRAITEGVGEAFPWSLHPVVAGPEGTRPLVHAIAAVGRATTSEERTKEIAELLSWLGGIDAQRPLAEARLGIPGHRDLRGAWDQAWGSAGVDTTAIGGAPENPARPEHGLRSAEGTAAALPIIGEVFRGEADVNEAMSRAQQAADKARG; from the coding sequence GTGCCCACTCGTCGTCAGCTCATGCTCACCGCTGCGACGGGACTGGCCGGGATCGGGGTCCTTCCCGCATGCTCCCGCGGTGGCCAGGAGTCCGACCCCGCCGACGGACTGCGCCTGCGGGTGTGGAACGAGCAGGCCGCCGGGCTGTACGAGAAGGCCCTGGTCGCCTTCACCGACGCCACCGGGATCGCCGTCGAGGTCCAGGCGATGGCGTGGGAGAACTACTGGACCCAGCTGCCGCTGGATGCCGCCGAGGGCTCCTTGCCGGACGTGTTCTGGATGAACACCGCCCATCTGGACCAGTACCGCGACGGCGACCACCTGGTGGAGGTGGGTGCGGGCGTCGGTGATCTCGCCGCCCAGTGGGAACCGGTCGCTTCGGACCTCTACCGCCGCCAGGACGGGCTGTGGGGCGTCCCCCAGCTGTGGGAGCAGTCGGTGCTGGTGGCGAACCGGCAGCTGGTGGACGAGGTGGGCGGTGACCCGTCGGCCCTGCGGGTGGACCTGTGGGCCGAGAGCGACCCCCTGCGCGACCTGGCCCTGGCCCTCACGGTCGACGGGGAGGGACGCCGCGCGGGCGAGGAGGGCTTCGATCCGGCCGTGCGCCGGGTGACCGGGTTCAGCGCCCATCCCGACCGCACCGCCGTGCTGGGTCCGTTCATCGCGGGCGCCGGCGGTGCCTGGCAGGACGAGCAGGGCGCCTTCACCTTCGCCTCCGAGGCCGGGGTGGCCGCCGTGCGCTACCTCGCCGGCATGGCCGCAGCGCACCTGGCACCGCCCGGGGTCGAGACCACCGGCCAGCCGCGACTGTGCCGCGACCTGTTCACCAAGGGACAGCTGGGCCTGCTGCAGACCGGTACCTACGACCTGAGAGCCATCACCGAGGGCGTGGGCGAGGCGTTCCCCTGGTCCCTGCACCCCGTGGTGGCAGGTCCCGAGGGCACCCGCCCCCTGGTGCACGCGATCGCCGCCGTGGGTCGAGCGACCACGAGCGAGGAGCGCACGAAGGAGATCGCCGAACTGCTCTCCTGGCTGGGCGGGATCGACGCACAGCGTCCCCTGGCCGAGGCGCGGCTGGGCATCCCCGGCCACCGCGACCTGCGCGGCGCCTGGGACCAGGCCTGGGGGAGCGCCGGGGTGGACACCACCGCGATCGGAGGCGCCCCGGAGAACCCGGCCCGACCCGAGCACGGGCTGCGCAGCGCCGAGGGCACCGCCGCGGCCCTGCCGATCATCGGCGAGGTCTTCCGTGGGGAGGCCGACGTCAACGAGGCGATGAGCCGCGCCCAGCAGGCCGCCGACAAGGCCCGGGGCTGA
- a CDS encoding acyl-CoA thioesterase domain-containing protein, with the protein MTDPDLSPADALVALLDLREVALDPAVATDATVASFEGDSSPQPGGHVFGGQVMGQAVAAVGRTVPEGRRIHSMYSYFLVPGDPVHPIRFHVDALRDGGSFSVRRVLATQPARGEGEGEGEGRTILAMTASFQEQQEGLEHQERAPEAPGPEDLPTTAQVLAGIDHPVATYWSTQRPIDIRHVTDPIYLGPDAAGTETQMVWMRTLAPIDATPLMHDAVLAFASDYTPFEPILRRQGLSWMTPGLRLATINHAIWWHRHVRADEWLLYVQRSPSASGGRGLTQGQLFDRAGDLVATVTQEGMIRVKQRG; encoded by the coding sequence GTGACCGACCCCGACCTCTCCCCGGCCGACGCGCTGGTGGCCCTGCTGGACCTTCGCGAGGTGGCCCTGGACCCGGCGGTGGCGACGGACGCCACGGTGGCCTCCTTCGAGGGGGACTCCTCCCCGCAGCCCGGCGGCCACGTGTTCGGTGGGCAGGTGATGGGTCAGGCCGTGGCGGCGGTGGGTCGCACCGTGCCGGAGGGCCGACGCATCCACTCGATGTACTCGTACTTCCTGGTACCGGGGGACCCGGTCCATCCGATCCGCTTCCACGTGGACGCGCTGCGCGACGGCGGTTCGTTCTCCGTACGCCGGGTGCTGGCCACCCAGCCCGCACGCGGCGAGGGTGAGGGCGAGGGCGAGGGCCGCACGATCCTGGCGATGACCGCCTCGTTCCAGGAGCAGCAGGAGGGGCTCGAGCACCAGGAGCGCGCCCCCGAGGCCCCGGGCCCGGAGGACCTCCCCACCACCGCGCAGGTGCTGGCCGGGATCGACCACCCGGTGGCGACGTACTGGTCCACCCAGCGGCCGATCGACATCCGCCACGTCACCGACCCGATCTACCTGGGGCCCGACGCCGCCGGCACGGAGACCCAGATGGTGTGGATGCGCACCCTGGCGCCGATCGACGCCACGCCCCTGATGCACGACGCGGTCCTGGCCTTCGCCAGCGACTACACGCCGTTCGAGCCGATCCTGCGCCGGCAGGGCCTGAGCTGGATGACGCCGGGCCTGCGCCTGGCCACGATCAACCATGCGATCTGGTGGCACCGCCATGTGCGGGCCGACGAGTGGCTGCTGTACGTGCAGCGCTCCCCCTCCGCCTCCGGTGGCCGCGGCCTCACGCAGGGGCAGCTGTTCGACCGGGCCGGTGACCTGGTCGCCACAGTCACCCAGGAGGGCATGATCCGCGTCAAGCAGCGAGGCTGA